The sequence AACGTAACTTTACCGCCTCTGATCGGGAATTCGAACAACGCTTGGCCTACTTTCGTGAGGATATAGGCGTGAATATGCATCACTGGCACTGGCATCTTGTTTACCCGACTAGCGGTAGCCATGAGACTATCAACAAAGATCGTCGTGGTGAACTCTTCTACTATATGCACCAGCAGATTTTGGCGCGTTACAATGCCGAACGTTTCAGTAATAAATTGGCTAAAACACTACCATTAAACAATCTACGCGAACCAATCATGGAGGGGTACTTCCCAAAATTATTTAACGGCATAAGTGATCGCACTTATCCCGGACGTTGCAGTAATCAAATATTACAGGATGTCAATCGCGAGAACGCAACGATAGAAATTGCGGATTTGGAGCGCTGGTGTGACCGCGTTTTGGCGGCCATCGATCAGCGTTATGTGGTAGATGTAAGTAAAAGCAAGTGTACAACAGTTATGGTAGCAAAGTTTtgaccatttatttttttataaaaatattttttaaattagaacaaaaatcatataacttaaaatttcaaacttcctacaaaattttaaaaatttgagccAGCTTTTAGCAAAATGtcacactttttaataagaattttaagaaaaatttcgaaCATGCAGTTTGGtagacattaattttttttttttattcgaataaaataatctttttttttttgtttgctggcaGCCTTTTGCGTTTTCTCGATGTAAAAGAATTTCGGGCATttcttatatggaagaaaatgcataaggatgtgtacaaaaacaattataaaaaatcagcgTGAATTCTAAACCACTACAAACTGCcacaatattaaaattcaataagcTATTTCAGTGCACACCCGAAGTTCTtctaaaaattatgattaaaaagtttgatattttaagtaaaatatgttgaatttttttaattttattgtccataaagtttgaaacattaagctgcgattttttttgtttgaatatactctttatttttataaaaaaaagttaaagaaattaaatagaaaataaataaagtcaaaACTCTGCAATAACTcgcactgctattattgtgaaaaaCTAGAATTAGAacgagaaaaataataatatttaatttataatttttgtttatagccCAAAGGCGTACAATACCCGCTTGATGAGGTAAGTGGCATCGATTTGCTCGGTAATATCATTGAGCAATCCGATCTGTCTATCAATCCGCAATACTATGGCAAACTACATAATATGGGCCACGATTTAATTGCCAGTGCGCACGATCCAGATAATCGCCACAAAGAGGAGACCGGCGTCATGGGCCACAATATGACCGCTATGCGAGATCCGATCTTCTACCGCTGGCACACATTCATTaacaatatattcaataaattcaaaattctaCTGCCACCCTATGACAAACAGCAACTCGACTACGCAGGTATAATGTTTCGAAGCTTTGAAGTGAGATCAAGTACACTGAACGAACCGAATCAATTTGAAACATTCTGGCAAAACTCTGAAGTTGACTTGGCAGCCGGCTTGGATTTTACCGCCGATACCGGTttatatgcctcttatacgcatCTCCAACATGCACCTTTCGAATACCAATTTGTGGTTGAAAACACGAGTGAACAAATGAAACGCGGCACTTGTCGCATTTTTCTCTGTCCACAGTTAGATGAACGCGGCAAGAGATTGACGCTTGAGGAACAGCGTTTGTTGGCCATTGAAATGGATAAATTTACCATTAGACGTGAGTGGTTATACTAAACGCACTATGCAttatttgaattgaaatttacaCACCGATTTCGTTTGAATGTTTTCTTAGTTTCGCCTGGTAGAAACCAATTCAAGCGGCTTTCCGTTGAATCATCCGTTACCATCGCCATTGAACGTACTTTTGGCCGTACGACAAATAAAGACGAATTATCCGTAATAGCGCCGGAACTCTCCAGACGTTTACACTTTTGCGGCTGCGGTTGGCCACATAATATGTTGCTGCCCAAAGGCAAGACGCGCGGCATGCATTTCGATCTATTCGCCATGATTTCTAACTACGCGGACGATGCGGTGCAACAGCAGCCACTAGAGGGGTCACAATGTCACAGCTGGTGAGTGGCCACATACATGATTATTCACTTAAGTGCTAAATAATTAAATGTGTTAGGTAAATATTGAGAAAATATGAGTGTTTTTGACTCACTATGCAGCTTAGCGACCACTGTGGTCGCGATTAATCCGCTCAAATGTACAACACTCTCCGCCCATTTTTGGAAAAGCCACATTTGAAAAATAAGTTCTGCATTACAAAATAATGCTCAGTAGTGGAAAATAATTAAGCTGGACTGAtttaaaagtcaaaaaatggtttgaaaatgATGCAGTTAATTAACATTCCATAACTTTAAGTTAGTGTAAGTAGGCATTTTTACTTAGAATCAAGTGAGAAGTATCATATATCTTTTCATTTTTCGATAAACGTTGTACCACCATATaccaatttatttacatattaaaatgcGTTTCTCAACTGTAAATAACTTTTTGCTCTTTCTTCCACATTCCAACCTTCTAGTGAAATCATATCGAATGAGGTGACTGATGAGAACGAAACTCTATGCAATGATAATGGGGCCTCCTATTGTGGTCTGCGTGACAAATTTTATCCAGATAAACGTACGATGGGATTTCCTTTCGATAGACGTTTACCGGCCGAGAATCTCAATCAACTCGTTCAACTATTTCAGAATATGCATAGCATTGAAGTGGTCATCAATTTTAAGGACGAGGTGAGATCGGCTGTCAAAAAGCCGCAGGCCGCAAATGATAGAATTATATTCAGGGATGACTAAGAGAGAATGCAATGGCCGCTCGATTGTGTGAACTATAAAATTCAAACAGGAGGTGCGttcaataaaaaactttatGATAATAAATACTGTAGTCGCTCGATTGAGTTGGctaatgaaaaaaagaataaaacaaagttgctgatataataaaaaatatcctgttatttaacttttttttttaatctttgaaaagtgatttcgagaattGTTTTCATTACAAACTCCTAATAATTACTTTAACAGCTGCAACGATTtcgaacgaaccaaagaggacactcttcaattttagaacaattcccctgcattcccagcacaacggattactgtaagaccaaggacatcaattttaataaaggctttgtcacagtatttccttccaaagaggaatgggataacgggcttattgttaagataaatgacttaaacatctactcagatggctcaaaactggacaacaaagtaggtggaggggtttactccgataaactcggagtatgccaatcatttcgcttacctgatcattgcagtgtatgcggaagtcactgccataaaagagggacttaaagaaataaaaacgagagtattatcctcaaatgaagtcttcatttactcggacagtcaagcagcaataaaagcgctggaataaaaaacgcactcgtcaaaaacagttctagaatgttttaaactactagatgacgtatctaagtcctacaaggtgcaccttatctgggtaccaggccacaggaacattgcaggaaactgtaaggcggatgaacttgaaCGAAccgtaaattacttatagacagggaaaccatcaaaaaggtaaatacaagctggcaaaacctcacaacatgcgaactaagcagacagacatggctgAACTGGAatagcggtcgatcgaagatcttgctaagatttaacagagaagctataagaaaaatgataggtgtattaactggtcattgtttaataggcagccacgctagaaggttagaactcccttacttcgatttctgtagaagctgtcttaatacagaagaagaggaaacagtcagacaccttttatgtgagtgtgaaagcctagctatgagaaggttgcgcactcttgatacagcatttttacccgatgtagcggacatagcccatctaaaactaacgaagctctgctcgtttattaaagcaactgggtggtttgaaagggaacacgtagagtaaggataagctccagtggtatcacaacggacctgcggaaggtctaagtgtgtcttatgacaaccaccctacctatctacctacctatgtcattttttcaccgatttaaaattttcctcTTAATGATGCAGTCAACATAACTAGGTCATTGACAAGAATTCAGTCGGATTCATGTAGGATAGTCGCGACGAGTATTGCATGAATATAATATCTTATATCTACCTCGCCTTGacttggaacccgcaaggaacgAGAAGAAGAGGCAGACCATTGATGACTTGGCAAAGAACTATCCGTAATGAATCTGAATAATCATTTAATGTCTAGAAATAGAAATGTCTGGAAAACTTTGGTTGAATCCTTAAGCTCTTAAAGGagtatgtaataataataatatttatttgtttgtacgTATTTAAAAAGCTGCAAAACCAGTCACCGGATTGCAATGAAACTTCATCTACCTATTGCTCGAAATTGCCGGAAGGATATAGGCATAgcaaaattgattcaaaataaggcgacgtggcacctcccatacaaaccaattttttaatatcatatatCTTCGGAACTATTCGTAGCCGAATACTGAAATTTAGTACAAGGACTTAACATATTAATACTTTAACATTTCATAAAATTGGTCGACATTGCTAAGGGAGACGTGGCAGTTTCTACAGGAAGCAATTACTTATTATTGTTTACCTTCGATACAATGCATAGTAAAGTATTATGATTTCGCAAGGATgtataaaatatcaatggcttAATAGCGCCGAAAAGTACACGATATTGATAAATGGGGCCTCCCATACAGGCCAGATTTTAATATTGCATGATTTCAAAACCATTCAATATCAATGTCTTGATATGGGAAGCctttcaaataaacaaaaacaaattaattttacagtttcaaattatttgtattatggGTAAAAAACCCTGACTCAACATCGGCCCGCTCTTATTGAAAACCTTTCACTCATTTACAGTAATTCGTATTGAGTCGAGAGCGTGCAGCATTAGcggagcttttttttttaaacgtaaTCTGCCAGGTTGTCATTTCTAGACCCCGGTACACGGCAACCACTTTAGTAatcttttataaatacttatttatCAATAATggttctttttattttctttccaattttatttttatcttctaattaaaaacaagcattttctgtaattgcaatttttttaaataaaatttttattatggtattattttttataattcttacgtttttttgttagttaaaatttttttttagtcccTTTTTTagttatatacctatgaaactttttttctatttcaaacgtttattaacaaaaaatggttagaaatttaatcttcaaaataatagccatcgctagcgacacatttttcccatctctcaggcaatttgtggattcaaaaaaattggcccTCTTTGTCctcaaaccaatcatcgagccattttttggcttcttcgtgagaatggAAGCGTTGCTCGGAAACTGCGTggtccatcgatgcaaacaaatgataatcggaagacaccaagtctggtgagtaagccgcatgcaccagcggttcccaatcgtacgtctccaccaattcccgggtcgctgttgttcgatgtggcggtgcattgtcatcaagaaaaattactttgtgacgccgatcggcatattctgggcgttttcggtgtatagcgctgttcaaatcggccaattgtcgttggtagcgtgcaccgtcaactgtttcacctggttttaatagctgataccaaatcataccacgctgatcccggaaaacacacagcattgccttgcggccgaagcgatttggtttggccgtcgtttttggcttgtggctgggcggaccatacgatcgtttacgtttgggattggagaaatacacccatttttcaacacccgtaacgattcgatgcaaaaaaagacttccttttgaaccgggagagcagcatttcgcaagtggtttttcggtgtccgcaatgaactgaatattgttgacagatgacagacgaaaaaaaccagacatttgggaaggtttaaaaatactcctagcgacatctatggactaatagctgaaagtctcatttcgtaggtattaaccctttgcactcgagGGCTCCGGAGCGGAGCCCTTTAAAATTTGTCTTCAAAGTCGAGGGCTCCGCTACGGAGACAATGGAAatcattttcagtttttaacaTGAGAACAAAAGGATTGTCATTTTGTTAAGTACTCGTAATGAAGCGGGTTTGACATCGGTTGATAGAAGAGTACGTGGTGGTGAATTGGTCAGAATACAAAAACCTAAAATTGTTATCGATTACACAAAAAATATGCGTGGAGTAGATCGGGCCGACCATTATGTTGCAACATATTGTTTTCTGAGAAAATCCCTGAAATGGTggagaaaactatttttttggggGATGGAAATGTGTACAGTAAATGCATATATattgtacacttctgttaaaaaaataaataatggaaaACCAATGACACACTTGaagtttgtaaaattgttggTGGACCAATTGATTGGGAATTTCCGACAAAACAGCACATCTCGAGAATACAGTTGCACACCAAATACGGAGGCCAGACTCAACAACCACCTACATATTATACGTTCTGGAACCAAGAAAGATTGTGTAGTGTGTTCGAATAGAAAAATTCCAGGCGAAAGACGGCAGACCCATTATTTTTGTGATACCTGTCTAGAGAAGCCAAGATTACATATTGGCAATTGCTTCGAGAGGTATCACACTTTGGAAGATtacaaaatgtaataattttataattttttttatatatcctaACATTTGTAtccataaacaattaaaaaaataataacatacaACGATGACTTTTCTTTCAATGCGTATATCATGAACTTACATGTGAATATGATCTTTTCACTCAAATGACTTCGAGTTGCTGGTAATATGACtcaaaaaaaacttcgagtgcaaagggttaatatCTTCTTATTTATTGTGATTTTTATGCTTTATAGTTACTTACTTGTTTAActttaatctaaaaaaataaaaaaaaaatattttatttttatcttcatattttttataatttttatgttcttctgttaattaaattttttttgtaactttataACTGTTTGagttatttgagaaaattatctctttttaattaatatcttcttattttttgtagtttttttgttttatattgtagttaattaaaataactttaaatcTAAAACTTTaatctaataaaaattttttttgtgcaataattttaaaatttttaggttattaaaaaaaaattttttttaatttttgtcttctcttatatattttataaaaaccgaAGGCCACAGTACTTTAGCTATTagttgtttataattattttacattAATACAAAAtagcttattttttaaataaggcaTTTCGAGTTGAATCAAATTATTGACCAAAAGTTTTAGTACACTCACGACCCTTAACTGCACGGACAAACTTTTCCATCTTTACATTTATGTTCGATAATATATCTTATCATATGTCATATCATATAATATGTAGATCATGAAGCGGAATACTCGTAAATATCAGAACGCATAACTGCATACATACGAATATTACCTGAATATCAACTGTCATTGTTTGGTTTGACAACCAGTTTTTCGCGAAAAGTTTAGAGTAGCGAAATACTTACATTCATTTCTGCATATTACAGATGACTTATAAGCATCAAGATATCAACGggaacaaaaatacatatttagttttaaatgcCGATATATTTGTCAGTTAATGTGACAGCTGATCGGCCGTGATTATTTGGCTTTGATACTGTCACGCTTGGCAAACAGATGATTAGTGAAATGGCTTGCAATTGATGTGCATAACTAATACAGTAAATTTTCCTACAGGTTAAAGTTTTCAATGCAAAGATTCTCGTATATGGCAAATACCACACAAGCCACTGTAAGCTGTGGATTTTCAgctcaaatatatgtatgtacttaacaGACTATTTTCTTGGATATGAAGACtttcatgtaaatatgtatgtataaacgcCTAAGTATACAAAATCGTGCACTTTTGCTAAACCATTTCAATTAATGTGCTTGTACACTGCGTTGTACAACAAATACTCAGAAACTATTATCGACAATCTTTTTGCTTCCCACTGTCGCAATGGTCAGACCGAAGAATGACTAGCGATGTGAGAAAGCGGAATTTACTGAGGTCGCCCACAGAGAAAATTGCTTgcaaatattaagaatatactccaacagcagcaacaaatctCTGCGTATGGATGTGTGGAAGCATACGAGTGTAAGTACATGCACAtgtgaaatataaatattaatgggCATGAGAGAATTTCAAGATACATGAACACGAATATTTGTATCTCTGCAGTCGAACCTACTAGTTTTGAACTATTTACCCCTCTACAGTTGACAAAGTTCGTTTTCTACCTTTTCCTTAGCTACCAATTGGTATTTTTAGCATTACTGCATCTTTTAGTGAACGAAAATAAAACGAagttcctcctgtcatcaaaaaaacagtcagcgcactcgcatatcggcacccacgcaCTGTTaacaattttggttttgaagtTGTAAcagatttcgtttattttagagccagtattaacaccgataacaatgttagccttgaaactcaacgaagaatctctcttgccaacaagtgctactttggactaagtaggcaattgaatggtaaagtcctctctcgacgatcaaaactaacactctacaaagctctcatcatgcccatcctaacgtatagcgcagaagcgtggacgattacaatatccgatgaagcatcgcttggagtgtttaaaagaaagattctgcggaagatttttggacctttgcaccttggcgacggcgaatatcgcttACAATGGACCaatgagctgtgtgagctttgCGACGCGAATAAAGATACAGTAGCTTCGTTGGTTAGGTCATATCGCCcgaatgtatgtatacaaacgctctggcacagaaagtattcgatggggTACAAGCTGGTGCAGCAGAAGAAGGGGAAGGTCTCCTCTGTGTtgtaaagatcaggtggagaagtacttggcttcacttggtgtgtctaaaTGGCGCCGATTACCatgagaaaaaaacgactggcgcgctttgttaaactttgaCAAAAGCGGTTAttgtgccaatcaagaagaagaagatgcacTACGAAATGTTAACTGTCAGCCACTACGTGACTGTTGTTGAAGAACTAGTTGAATATGCAAACGGACAAAATAAGTCGATAACTGACTCCAACAACATTTACACAAATATTCATCTAATTCTCGTTGCATGGATCCTTAATGTTCGAAGGCCTTTTAATTACgaatagaagaaaatatgttttgcGTACACCTCGGTCTTACACCTTGGTCTTATTTTAACTAGTGTTGATCCAATTACTTTTCTACTAGTATGATTTCTTCCATCAAATATCAGTTTTTGCACTAGAATGGCTGCTGGGCATAGTTTGGCATGGACATGTAGCGCGTGCCAGCAGTTGCACATGAACTAGTAAATACAAACATACTGAAAATatggaattttgtttataagaaTTTCATCTAGCTTTTGCACACAACAACTTAATGCCCAcatatgcacgcatacatacatatgcacttacgATTGTGTTTTGATGCTTACAGGAAGCTGACAAATTGTCTTGAAGTTGGCAATTTGCTTGGTGGAAGGCAAGACAGTGTCAAGCATCCGTTTGCGCAACATCAAGCCAAGGAGATGCGGAATAATgttcaattgaaaaaataagaaagtaatgaaaatgttttttagctgAACAACTTTCGCAGTGAAAcgcttaaatatttatttcaaaaataaaaaacaaagcattAACTTCTCTTTTTCCACAACCGTCAAGCGACTTATAGAATATTTAAAGAACTAAAACGTTCAGTAGTCAAAGGGAATACAACTGGAATatacactgacggatccaagatggactTTGGTGACAGCGCGGGCTTATATTGGAAAGACCTTGAAGCTTTCTACTCTTTTTACCTGGGGAATTGCAATattatctttcaagcagaagttcttGAGATAAGGGAAGCTTGCAGGATAATTAGAAACCATCCACAACAACTATCGGAAGtatgcattttcttcttttcaatgcaaagaagaacttaatACCTTAGCGTGCATGGCAGACATCACTCTCATCTCGGTACCATAGGagcatagaaggaaatgagaaaactGATGAACTGACAAAGCAGGCTGCATCCTATGACGAATCCGAAGCgatagaaaaaaatgcacaaatggCAGATATTCTCGTTATTCCAGCAGCAGGCCGTTGATAGATGGACTGAgacggatacctgcaaaataactaaacaaacgtggcTCAATTTCAATAAATCCAGAACTAACGCCTTGTTAAAAAGCCACGAGCAGACATATTtagaattacgtcaacaataatcGGCCATTGACCTTTGGGAAACCATGTCAGGAAGATATTGTGGCCGTACAACGATAGATGTAGAAGTTGCAATcaaaaagaatctaaaaaaaagtatttcactatctgtgtgagtaCCAAAGTACGAGTGCTTTACGATATAGATGCTAGAGAATTTCTCAACttcaaaaaattgcagaaaGGAAAATAGACGGCATAGGCggattcatagtcaaatcaagatggttcgcTAATAAAAAGCGGTGTTTCTACAAGTGGGGAATCAAAATAACATCTTTGTGCTAAATGAGTCTGGGCTGCGTCACTCAGGCAacaccgccaccaccaccaaaATGCTTTTAATCGTTTTATATTGATTTGGaataaactttattatttaataaatacatatacacttgttccaatgaGATCCCAATTTTTGAACTCCATGCCTGAAGGGAGAATcaggaagggctgcaaaatatgctTCCACGTGAGTTttaacctcatcatttgattaAAAACGCTTTTCACGCATGAATTTGTTTAGGTCTGGTAACAGCTGGTAGTCACTagaggccaaatctggtgaatacggtggattctCCAAAAAATCGAACTTAAATTCATGAATTTctttgtcaaaatgctcttgcgtacggtgcattgtcctgatgaaaaagaatAGTCTTCTTTTTCAAACTGAGTCTTCTTCCACAATTTTGTTGTTAATTCATCtgatctaaaaggttacaatagtattccgtttttattgttttaccagttagCAAGTAATctacaaacaaattttgcaagTAGTCCCAAAAACTGATGCTGAAACCTTCTTGTCGGATTTCTGGACATGAGCTCATTTCGGAGACGTAGAACCAGGTTCATACCACTCTGTACTCTTATTTCGTTTTGGGATCATGGTGATAAACACAAGTCTCATAAATATCGAATGCGTTTTCGTGCCATtgcgcacacagctttctgaaatccTATACTTAAGTTGATAATTTGCTTAGACTGCCCAATGATATGCagagcttctactaaatctctttcagtcactcgacgattttccaatacgatatctaTTACTATTTCAACGATTTCTGGTGCTGGTGCTGTTTTTGGGCGTCCTTAACGTGGATCGTCTTTAAGGCTTTTacaaccacgtttaaattcagcaacccatctttgtGCTGTACTAATGGAATAGTACAATTTCCCaaggaatatttttgtaaaatattctaaCTCATTACCTCCCTCAAAATAATGATAGTTTGGCTCTTTTTTGgagaagttaaaagaaaaatatgcatttgtaAGGTCGCTGCAGGGATAAGGTATTCTAGAAAGCTATTCCTCGAAAAATTTCACTTGGTATCTTATCAGACAAGTTCTGCCAACAAATAACGTAAAACCCTACAGAAACTAAAATACCAACTAGTTCCCCAGTTCTCCTTAAGATATGCAACACTTTTTACCCCTTCTTACATTTTTGTTGCAAATACACGAAGCTGCTGCCTGTATCAGTAATTTCGATTTTAGTGCCGTAAAACCATTACGAACAAAAAATACATTCCCTATTCAACGTTTACTTCTTGCCTTATTATAGACTAGATAACCTTTTGAATTTCTCCTTTCACTCAGATACGCATTAGAATGTTTAATTTGGAATAAGCAAAGCCCATGtttatatacaagtacatataaatacaatgGCCTTGAAAAAATATAGGCGTATGGTCGTACAACTTAAAAGTTTAACCAACAGTTTGCGTTCATTTTCTAGTTTCCCCATTCCCTTTTTCATTCTTCAGCACATTCTTATTTTCTCTTTAGCAGACATCAagataactttttcttcatcAAAGGAAAAAGTAAAGGGAAGAAAGGCTAAGACGCCTCAGGCTAGTAAAGTGACAATACGTAGCAAATTATCATCCTCTAGCTGcacaaatagtaaaaaaaaaccggAAACGAAAtgggaatttttttgcaaacaaaaagcaaaaagtcaGTGAAAGGAtgaaaagaaaaccaaaaaaaagttaaataggtGCAGGTTTTGATATGCAAATCTGTCTATCCACAAGCGTAGATACATACACACTGCTTTTAAGTTCGTTTATAATCGTAAAAGTATCTTAGGATTTCACGTTGGCTTAGGTAATAGTCTCGAAATGTTAACTTGTGTGTGCAGTCACTGGTTTTTTGCCTTTTCGAAggcattgaaatatttttggtatttttttgcttttctcgtAAACTAAAATACAGCAACTACTAAACTTAAAATACAGGGACAACTGAATTACTGGAAGAGCTCGCATTTAGTGAAAGGCTTCAATTTATTCACGAAAAAgagaaacaaattaataaataaaaggatAGCGGATAGAGGTGTTATCCTCTGAATCGTATTCAAAGCTAGCTGTACGCCCATAAAAACCAAATAGACACAAACTATGTCGAGACAAAAGAAAAAGGCAGACGCTGGGCAATAAGATTGGCGCATTTTGTCTGTTATATACATTAAATTACTTTATATATTCTCCGTTGCCTCTTTCATTCTAAAAATTATTCATGgaaatatagttcattttcCTACAACAGCCATGTAACCCAATTTTCTGGCtttctgcaaattaaaaaaaaaaaaaacaaattttgaacaaatcttCACAATTTAAAAAGATTTTGTAGAAACATTTcatgtatgcagttttatagctcatttagATTTGATAGGATTGAATAGAGAAATAGAGGTAGttagacctgtgagaattttccagacttTTTGGTAAatctggaaatatttttcagtttgagagaacgaatttcacTCGTTCTCAtggcatcggaacccaaaattcgcagCCTTGCTCTAGTGAATACAGGACACTCAAAGAGAAAATACTCAATACTATCTGACTcttctaagcaagacaggcaaatcgtaTCCTCAAACACTTCAACGGTGGTCATACGTTGACCCTatggattgtgtcctgtaataataccgaccatcaaccaaacatcttttcttccaagtttttttctatcttgcaa is a genomic window of Anastrepha ludens isolate Willacy chromosome 6, idAnaLude1.1, whole genome shotgun sequence containing:
- the LOC128868547 gene encoding phenoloxidase 3-like, with product MTDYTKAFQMLFQSPFEPIYACRDNGKCIFELPESYYTERDVGVKEMLQQRYATRSPKRLSLIELPSKPDLSFAEKLGKSQSFSLFNSLHQKIAGQLTELLLGAKDLDTFLGLCVYIRHRLNPMLFQYCYAVALLHRPETRGIWVPPVVEIFPTNFVEPSVFREMRMSVELQRKTKPVKIERNFTASDREFEQRLAYFREDIGVNMHHWHWHLVYPTSGSHETINKDRRGELFYYMHQQILARYNAERFSNKLAKTLPLNNLREPIMEGYFPKLFNGISDRTYPGRCSNQILQDVNRENATIEIADLERWCDRVLAAIDQRYVVDPKGVQYPLDEVSGIDLLGNIIEQSDLSINPQYYGKLHNMGHDLIASAHDPDNRHKEETGVMGHNMTAMRDPIFYRWHTFINNIFNKFKILLPPYDKQQLDYAGIMFRSFEVRSSTLNEPNQFETFWQNSEVDLAAGLDFTADTGLYASYTHLQHAPFEYQFVVENTSEQMKRGTCRIFLCPQLDERGKRLTLEEQRLLAIEMDKFTIRLSPGRNQFKRLSVESSVTIAIERTFGRTTNKDELSVIAPELSRRLHFCGCGWPHNMLLPKGKTRGMHFDLFAMISNYADDAVQQQPLEGSQCHSCEIISNEVTDENETLCNDNGASYCGLRDKFYPDKRTMGFPFDRRLPAENLNQLVQLFQNMHSIEVVINFKDEVRSAVKKPQAANDRIIFRDD